The following coding sequences are from one Phalacrocorax carbo chromosome 13, bPhaCar2.1, whole genome shotgun sequence window:
- the LOC135315618 gene encoding uncharacterized protein LOC135315618 — protein sequence MTSLNNSPETKPSIVSRMAGSITDYLRRQRVSPSLKFSEDWECKKWDNWDKVEEQLNLARGKMKDGKEKAIICKMLGTCLEAICQYKECKEREMQMLQEEAEQRKQQEILLSLQIEQLMKELGEEKEKCRKAEDKLELMITQASNPPDPVKICKVTVSPEDWDGNIWEDPDEEFSKESELDESEFKVGPITKTKVSAGPQGGKRRNTTRTIPWDPLPLANLQEKYGRKTGESETEYLWRVSLTGGDRIMLDQGVAAGFWGPGVFLNEGPDPNTEPHSITRRVAYWAGGKDPRDRGEPAAIPIRSLSEVSAAVTKAACLQAMNDRGAHGNYPIAAPVNPQAMRPLIKGAPAVLKQYLIAKSHEIRQSIEHNTQEGQKSLRPIPTWAELMHGIVSRGREIRWDKLTPAGRSRAEADNRRIWQVKQTRQNPRHLPQSHKLPVEVVDPQKRHNGLWRKALALGIPRVAIRGQPTEIVLSLVRAFEKQRISGNPEQTKQPPTLKVLVNNPFSPFKEELQILKPKNE from the coding sequence ATGACTTCTCTTAATAATTCACCTGAGACAAAACCCAGCATAGTCAGCAGGATGGCAGGTTCAATCACTGACTACTTACGGAGGCAGAGAGTTAGCCCTTCGCTGAAGTTTTCAGAAGATTGGGAGTGCAAAAAATGGGATAATTGGGATAAGGTAGAGGAACAGTTAAACCTTGCAAGGGGGAAAATGAAAGATGGTAAAGAAAAGGCAATAATATGCAAAATGTTGGGAACGTGTTTGGAAGCAATCTGTCAGTATAAGGAATGCAAAGAGAGGGAAATGCAAATGTTACAAGAGGAGGCTGAACAAAGAAAGCAACAAGAAATCCTGTTATCTCTGCAGATAGAACAATTGATGAAAGaactgggggaggaaaaagaaaaatgcaggaagGCAGAGGATAAACTAGAACTCATGATAACTCAGGCCTCCAACCCCCCAGATCCTGTAAAAATCTGTAAGGTAACCGTGTCCCCGGAAGATTGGGATGGAAATATCTGGGAGGACCCCGATGAAGAATTTAGCAAGGAGAGTGAATTAGATGAATCAGAATTTAAGGTAGGCCCTATTACCAAAACCAAGGTATCTGCTGGACCCCAAGGGGGCAAACGGAGAAATACCACAAGGACCATTCCATGGGACCCCCTTCCTCTGGCcaatttgcaagaaaaatatggGCGGAAGACTGGTGAGAGCGAGACTGAATATCTGTGGCGTGTCTCCTTAACTGGAGGAGACCGCATTATGTTAGATCAAGGTGTAGCGGCTGGCTTTTGGGGACCAGGCGTGTTCTTGAATGAGGGGCCAGACCCTAACACCGAGCCACACTCTATCACACGACGAGTGGCTTATTGGGCAGGGGGCAAAGACCCTCGGGATAGGGGGGAGCCCGCTGCTATACCAATAAGATCTTTAAGTGAAGTTTCTGCTGCCGTTACAAAAGCAGCCTGCCTCCAGGCTATGAACGACAGGGGTGCACATGGTAATTACCCTATCGCTGCCCCTGTAAATCCCCAAGCCATGAGACCGCTGATAAAGGGAGCCCCTGCTGTCTTAAAGCAATACCTCATTGCAAAAAGCCATGAAATAAGACAAAGCATAGAGCATAACACTCAGGAGGGTCAGAAGAGCCTCCGACCCATCCCGACATGGGCAGAACTGATGCATGGCATTGTCAGTCGTGGTCGGGAGATACGGTGGGACAAACTGACACCAGCTGGGCGGTCCCGAGCTGAAGCAGACAACAGACGGATCTGGCAAGTAAAGCAGACTCGTCAGAATCCCCGGCACCTTCCCCAATCTCATAAACTCCCTGTTGAGGTAGTGGACCCCCAAAAAAGGCATAATGGACTGTGGAGAAAAGCCTTAGCACTAGGCATACCTCGGGTAGCCATACGGGGCCAACCGACTGAGATTGTACTTAGTCTGGTCCGggcttttgaaaaacaaaggatATCAGGGAATCCGGAACAAACCAAACAGCCACCCACCCTCAAAGTCCTTGTGAATAACCCTTTCAGCCCTTTTAAGGAGGAATTGCAAATCTTGAAACCAAAAAATGAGTAA